TGAGACAGGTCTGGGGACCGTCGTAGCTGCTGATGCGACCGGCGTGGGGCAGGCTGTTGTTGGCCCCGGCGACCAGGGCGAAGTTGACGGTGGTGTTCACGCCGTTGGTCAGGGTGCGGGGGACCGTCTGATCAATATAACCGCCCGCGCTGGCGGTGATCTGGTAGGTGCCGCCGGGCAAGGTCAGGGTATAAAGACCCTTGCTGTTGGTGACGGCGCTGAAAGTTCCGGGATCACCGACGGCGGTGACACCGGCGCCGACGATGATCTTCGTCGTTGCGGCATCGGTGATCTTGCCGGACAACTGGGCTTCCGTGGCGGGGGGAACGGGCTTGGCCGCCCACAGGGGAGAAGCCCACAGAAAAAGAAAAACGAAGAAAAACAAGCCTGACCAGCGGGATAAAGAAACGACTCGTTGCGTATTCATTTGTCTCCCTTTCCGGGAGGCTTCCCGGTGCCCCCACCTGGGGACGACTGACTTAGACCAAGAAATCCTCCCTGACATTTCGCTGTGATGAAAGCGCAAGGGGGAGCCATACGGCTCCCCCTTGCATTCTTTTCATTACCGGCAAAGTTTATTCTTGGCGCAACCGGGGTCGGCGCAGTCGATGAAGCCGTCGCCGTCGTTGTCGAAACCGTCGGCGCAGGTGGTGGACAGCTGCTCGGTTCCGCAACCGCTGATGCCGAGGCAGTCGGAATCGGCGCAGTCGACCTTGCCGTCCTGATCATTATCGATGCCGTCGGTGCAGATCTCGCTTACCGGCGCCGGGCAGATGGGGTCAGCGGAGCAGTCCGAATCAGAGCAGTCGACCAGACCGTCCTTGTCATTATCGATGCCGTCGTCGCAGATCTCAGCGGGGGCGGGTACGACGGTTTCGCTCGGCACCGGATAGAAACGGATGACGAACTGGTTGGGAGTGGGCCACTTGGTATTGTCGCCGATGGTGAGGTAGTAGTTCAGGCCGAGATTGGCCAGGTCTTCGATGGGGCCGGTCAGATAGAGGGGATTGGCCTGCCAGGCGGCAAGGACCTCGGCTGAAACCGGTTTTTTCACCCCATCAGAGGGATAGGGAAGACCATTGGCGTCGAGTCCGGCCTCGCTGCGGTAGGTGACCCACTGGCCTTCGCAATAACCGGTCTCCAGAATCGGGTCGGTGACGACGAAGTTGCCGTCGCAGTTGGCCATCAACGTATTATCGGTGTTGATGTTGTTGTCCTCGTCGTAGAAGTAGGCCCAGGGAACACTCGACAGGTTGTTCCAGTCACCGAAGAGGTTGTAGTAGTTGCTGGTAAGGGGACCGGTATAAATTTCATCCTCCAGGGCATACAAGGGGTAACTGAAGCGGGTCGTCGGATCGAAATAGCCGGTGACCGGATGGTATTTATCGGCGGCGCCGGCCAGGCCTTGGGCAAAGAGGGCGGAAAGGGTTTCGGCATT
The sequence above is drawn from the Desulfuromonas acetexigens genome and encodes:
- a CDS encoding choice-of-anchor F family protein translates to MRRSFAKKLAAVLGMSFFVATTAQAGVITGWDMSNVTVTPGPYTEYVTYNSTLYTDVNKSATNGVITWKETDVKAPGMKIVNQDDVTGGKCIMTTGYNPYDFSDKMCSDPLQSSKRWKVKGTNSQPIDVYFSTATGTTSIYNSMQKLTDGTDIQWKGFRAELGFIVNGQFVKSGSGDGLGFSTSRGAYFTKLTSSATQNAETLSALFAQGLAGAADKYHPVTGYFDPTTRFSYPLYALEDEIYTGPLTSNYYNLFGDWNNLSSVPWAYFYDEDNNINTDNTLMANCDGNFVVTDPILETGYCEGQWVTYRSEAGLDANGLPYPSDGVKKPVSAEVLAAWQANPLYLTGPIEDLANLGLNYYLTIGDNTKWPTPNQFVIRFYPVPSETVVPAPAEICDDGIDNDKDGLVDCSDSDCSADPICPAPVSEICTDGIDNDQDGKVDCADSDCLGISGCGTEQLSTTCADGFDNDGDGFIDCADPGCAKNKLCR